Proteins encoded within one genomic window of Candidatus Rokuibacteriota bacterium:
- a CDS encoding transketolase, producing MPGADLKRLAEIARDCRVEIIRILTHAGSGHPGGSLSAIDLLTALYFGGFLRYDPKDPWWPERDRFILSKGHCVPALYVVLARIGYLSEAELPSLRKLGSRLQGHPYPGPPGERVPGIEAATGSLGQGLSIAIGMALAARMERRASRIFGMLGDGECQAGQVWEAAMAAPKVGGTRYCLDNLYVVVDRNGIQNDDFVDRTLSLDPLAAKWESFGWHVIEIADGHEMGAIVKGFRAALEVTGRPVVLIARTVKGKAVSFMENNPKWHGVAPKPREAVQAIREILGVGEAEWPAYLGRTPKVAAIVRELEALETR from the coding sequence ATGCCCGGCGCTGACCTGAAGCGGCTGGCCGAGATCGCGCGCGACTGCCGGGTCGAGATCATCCGGATCCTGACCCACGCGGGCTCCGGCCATCCGGGCGGGTCACTCTCCGCCATCGACCTCCTCACCGCGCTCTACTTCGGCGGCTTCCTCCGCTACGATCCGAAGGACCCGTGGTGGCCCGAGCGCGACCGCTTCATTCTCTCCAAGGGCCACTGTGTCCCCGCCCTCTACGTGGTCCTGGCGCGGATCGGCTATCTCTCCGAAGCCGAGCTCCCCTCCCTCAGGAAGCTCGGGAGCCGTCTCCAGGGCCACCCCTACCCCGGTCCCCCCGGCGAAAGGGTCCCGGGCATCGAGGCGGCCACGGGGTCGCTGGGTCAGGGGCTCTCGATCGCGATCGGCATGGCGCTGGCCGCGCGGATGGAAAGACGCGCGTCCCGCATCTTCGGCATGCTGGGGGACGGCGAGTGCCAGGCCGGGCAGGTCTGGGAGGCCGCGATGGCGGCGCCGAAGGTGGGCGGCACCCGGTACTGCCTCGACAACCTCTACGTGGTCGTCGACCGGAACGGGATCCAGAACGACGACTTCGTGGACAGGACCCTGAGCCTCGATCCCCTCGCCGCCAAGTGGGAGAGCTTCGGCTGGCACGTGATCGAGATCGCGGACGGCCACGAGATGGGCGCCATCGTGAAAGGGTTCCGGGCGGCGCTCGAGGTGACGGGGAGGCCCGTGGTCCTGATCGCGCGGACCGTCAAGGGGAAGGCGGTCTCGTTCATGGAGAACAACCCCAAGTGGCACGGGGTGGCGCCCAAGCCCCGGGAGGCAGTTCAGGCGATCCGCGAGATTCTCGGCGTTGGCGAAGCGGAATGGCCGGCGTACCTCGGGCGCACGCCGAAGGTGGCGGCGATCGTCAGGGAGCTCGAGGCCCTCGAGACCAGATAG